CGTTAATATGTTTAACCAATAATTACTTTGTTTTGGCTAGACAGTCCAGTTGTCCGGGAGATTTCAGTCAAGCATAGCATTTGTGTTACCATGGAGATCAGGTTGTGACATTGGCTAAGGGTTTTGATATCGGGTGAAATATTTCCCCTTTACGTGATTACAATTTTCCTATTTTCCCTCCTTACGATCTTATCAAATGGCAAAAATACATTGACTAAATATAAGAATCATAATAAGGGTAATAAGGTACTCACTACTTTCTAGACCTTCTACAAAAGGAGAAACCCCGAAACACCTTTCCCTTTAATATGGagtataattataaataaagattaatttacttttattaatcTGGTATATGTATTTTATCAGCTATAGCCAAAAGTGTTgttatataaacaaaaaaaaaaaaaaagttcatTTTATCGTTCCGGGTTCACGAAGTGGCCCTGAAAGTAAATGGTTTCCGCATCGCGAATGACATAGGCAAATGGATGATTGACATTAAAATCCATTGGCGGGAtttatacttaaaaattacAGCTGCCGAAAAAGAAATTTTAGAATTGTATTAGAGGCCAATCGAGTACATACCTGTTGCAGCCGCTGCTTTAGAACCTTCCTTATTAACCTCCAGGAACGCCTCATGAACGACGCCCCCACATATGTCCCACTGTTCGCGACCAGATCATTGAAGTCAGTGAATGTCTTGAACGCATCTTGTATGCCCATCTATAAGATAGGTCTGTAGATTCTAAGGGTGCACCAAGAAGGATCTGTAAATACCCACCGCTATAAGAACTGGCTCTATATTAGCGAAGAACTCGATTTTGAACTTGGGAAGCCTTAGATGCACATCAATATTGATAAGTTTCGGAGTGAATCCAACCATATTTTTCTCCAACTCTGCTAGACCACCGACTTTGTCAGGTAGATAACTGACCATGGAAAGGTTTGAATTTTTGTAGGGCAGCTCGATAAATTTGGCACCTAGTTCTATACTATATGAAGCCCTAAATGGTTTAACTAGTGACATCATCCCGAAGTAACACTcttgtgaggagtcttaaaactccccacaaacctcgtgtaggggagtggcctagcaacagccgcgatgcaaagcggagagaccgtgaattaacggtaccCCGTTAGGTCTTGGACTCGAGCGGGCCAAGGGCACaggggtcgaacggtaacggtgcggatgtcggacaggcacaaagaagacgcaccgtgaactaacggcaccgctctggaccttggactcgagtTGACCAAGGGCACGGAGGTCGaccggtaacggtgcgtgcacaaagaggacgcaccgtgaactaacggtacaactgttggaccttgtacccaagcgggccgtgcgcaaaaggggaaataacgggatccccgcggcctataaagggacgGCGCAAGTGCAGCTCGAGGCAGTCAGTCTCAACACGCGAGGAGTACGTACGCGAGGATAGTCGAGGAGAGTACCGGCGCGAGTCGCGCGGTCAGCGCGCAGTCGGAACGGGGTCTGAAGGCGGAGGATGAGGACAGTTcgtgagacagagagatcgcgtgcggaaggtggccgagcgtcggagtgtgaATCGAAGGagctcggaagtgtgaacgcgcggtaaAACGAAGGAAAGGAGCAGTGTAAGCAGCGGGCGGcgagaagcccgaaggacttagaaggacgaatcgccacaagcaagtggagatcctgggagcGGAGGAGAAGGACCTGGCGTGTCGCaaggatcattggagtcagtggctagcaaaggtggttccaggacgagcgttgcctcgccccgggacgatacaccctgcaccataacatcctaaatccgttccggccggcagaaggaccttcagaagctaaggcaagaacccgacgtgtccataagggtcagtggagtcagtggtcggtaaaGGTGGTCcaaggacgagcgttgcctcgccccaggacgatacaccctaaccccataacatcctaaacccagaccgaccggcgggtggtctGCCAGAGGAGACAACGGCGACGTAGCGGGCTCGCGacggacagtggagtcagtggtcggtacaggtggttccaggacgagcgttgcctcgccccgggacgatacaccctgcaccataacatcctaaatccgttccggccggcagaaggaccttcagaagctatcgtcagtggagtcagtggtcggtaaaGGTGGTCcaaggacgagcgttgcctcgccccaggacgatacaccctaaccccataacatcctaaacccagaccgacaGGCGGGTGGTCTGCCAGAGGAGACAACGGCGACGTAGCGGGCTCGCGacggacagtggagtcagtggtcggtacaggtggttccaggacgagcgttgcctcgccccgggacgatacaccctgcaccataacatcctaaatccgttccggccggcagaaggaccttcagaagctatcgtcagtggagtcagtggtcggtaaaGGTGGTCcaaggacgagcgttgcctcgccccaggacgatacaccctaaccccataacatcctaaacccagaccgaccggcgggtggtctGCCAGAGGAGACAACGGCGACGTAGCGGGCTCGCGacggacagtggagtcagtggtcggtacaggtggttccaggacgagcgttgcctcgccccgggacgatacaccctgcaccataacatcctaaatccgttccggccggcagaaggaccttcagaagctatcgtcagtggagtcagtggtcggtaaaGGTGGTCcaaggacgagcgttgcctcgccccaggacgatacaccctaaccccataacatcctaaacccagaccgaccggcgggtggtctGCCAGAGGAGACAACGGCGACGTAGCGGGCTCGCGacggacagtggagtcagtggtcggtacaggtggttccaggacgagcgttgcttcgccccgggacgatacaccgtgccccataacatcctagtcccagccgggccgactcgtcgtccacgtcaaggagccagcggtaccacggaggcaaggcgttgcaagagaaaCGCCGCAGGAGTAGCGAGATATCCGAAGGAATTGTACATAAGACAGCAGAATAAACGGCTATACTAAGAACCCATTgcgtttccttggtcgggcaatcacacaaatcataaatttggtgggacgaacacacaaactctctgagctagccgctgcaaccagtagcgagcgaaataaagaaaaccagTTCGTTACACTCTTTTGATCCGAAATATGGAAATCGGACTTCGTGTGCTCGGTATTCAATTTGCTCTGCCACTGGCCCTTAAAGTAAATGGCATTTAAGATGACCAATACCTGATTCGTCACGTCACTGGGCTTAACTAAGTCTCTGATTTTGCCACACGTCTGATTATCTACCCACTTATTGACAATGAAAGCGATTATCTTGGGATCGTCAGCGCTGATTGCCTCCGCTTCAGCCTTAAAGGAATCCTTTACCATCTGATTGTACTCCGGAACTAGCTCAAACTTCTTGTTAACTTATATGCGATTTGGCAGACTAAGAATGGCTACCTTTTCGCGCCGTTCGAGCTTACTCAGAAGATCCTTGTATATGGCTGCCACTTCCTTTTTGTTGTCGGGCAGTTTCAAAATATCCCTCATTTCCCATGTATGCCATGCTCTGTGCGATTTCCACCGATAGGGGAGAGCAAATGAGATTCTTGTCGGCGTTTTCCTTGACCGAAAGTTGTTAGACACCGTCGGTAAAGCGAGAAGACACCGACGTGGCCAAAAGAAGCAGACCTGCGGTGCAATTATTACATATTCATCATAGCTGAATCGATCTAGACACGTCCGTCTGTATGAACGTCTAGACTTCTGAAATCACGATAACTTACACTCATGCTTAAGCGCTTTTATTTACTTAAGAACTTTATTTCCCTGCTGGGATCTTTAACATTAAGAAGTTCTTAATTgctgaaattaaaattgtaaagaCAGGCAATTACCGATTTCCGCTTTTGTAACCGACGTTGTAAGCAAAATGGTCTCGGATGGTAAGCGAGTTGCgattttatacttttttttggCGTCCAAGCTATAATTAAGGTTTATTATTTAGCCAAGCGAACTGTTTTCGGCAGTAGTTTGCCATATCCATTGTCAGTTACTGAGAAGCAGATGCGAATTGTTCAAGCAAACAAGATTTGGCTGACGGGAATGCTGGAACGTGACAAGATCAGATTATATATAATTTCGATAGACAGCCAAAGTTTCAGGCAATGTATAAGTCTAATATTCCATATTCCCTAAATTAACTACTACATATTCTGCTTAATTGCTGTTCCTTAATCGCTTTCAGCATAATGACCAACATAAGTTCTTAGTACGCCCGACTACTTGAATCGATTTCTCGGAGCAGGCTTcaattattttctaatttgTTTGCAGCCAACAAACGAATTCATCAATAAATCGGTAAAAATCTGATTAATCATCGAATATACGAGCCCCAGAGCGAGCCACACGTCATGTCCACTTTCCTTGGGCTTGAGCATATGCTAACGAAGAACAATCAATCTACTGGAGTGGACAAACCTCCTCCACTAAGGAGTTTCTGTCTTATCATCCCTCTGTTCCATTGAAGGAGGCGTAGTTTATTGGCTTTACTCGAGCAAAGTGACATATTTCGTGTACAATGAACTTTCTCAACTCATTTTCTATGTCCAAGtactatgtacatatgtatattttccatttggtTTTGCGCTATATTTACGTGAGATGGAAAGTTTTTCGGTTATACTTACATGCGACTGGTAtaaaataaatctttttaGTATTGTAGCTTGTGCTACAAGTGATAAGACAATTATGTGTCCTGTCAGTGAACCTGTCTTGGTTTTTTTTGGAAAAGAATTGACCTTTGAAAAAGTATATGAAATACACGCCAAATAATAACAGGCAATTATTTTTGGtatttacataatttgttgTATTTGAACATTTTCTATAAAAGGAAAATCATTAAGTTAGTGTACTTTAAGACTAGAATCAAGCCAAAATCCTGAGTTCGCCGTGGCTCCACTCTTCTTCGGTGATAAAAAGCTTCCAATAAAACGTTTTCAAAACTTACTCGTATCATATAAAAAAGTTGTAAAAAATGAATAGCCCAAACGCAAAACAAACATTATTGACTCGAATGCACTTATTCATCCGAAAAAGtgataaaagcaaactttaaAATATCCACACATTCCGATTACAATTGAAAGAGCATAAAGTACTTGCAACATTTGCTGGTGGCTAAGCTAATCCGTTTCCTGCCATCCAATGCATTCTCTTATCAGAGAGTTGCACTTGATTAGACGGGCGACACTGATGGCGAAATCGCGAAGTGAACACGGCGTCGAAGAAGTCGGTGCGAAACGAGAGTGACGATGACGACTGAAACGGCGACGGTGGCTCCTATTAGGCGTCAAATGGTCCGGCAAAACGCAACGGCTACAGTGCACAGTGGGTTGAGATGTGTGGAATGTGGATAAACTAAACAATATTATActataatgtaaaataataaaattaaaagaaactCTCACAACGTCACTAGAAGCTGAAACCCTAATCTCTAGTTTTTATAGGGAATATCGaagttcatacggacagaaaagcggacggacagacggataTCACATTGACTCGACTTAATGCTCCCGATTAAAACTATACTTTATGTACTTTAGCTTAGAGGGCTTAACTTAATTAGACTAAAATACAATGTAAggaattattttaaatttattttacccCTATTCCATTTTGCCCTAGTTCATATTTGCATATCTATCATACACTTCGATTGAGACCGATTTTAGATCTGGCACCACTGTGCTGCTTCTGAAACTGCAAGTGTTTGCGGGCACCATTAAGAAAGTGCAGCTATATCGCGGAGCAGTAAACTCGTAAACCCGACCCAGCGTCGCTCCACTCGAATCCACTCAACCCAACTCAACCCAATCCGAGTGCGAGCAGCAGAAGTGCCTCCCTGGGAGCCCCGAATATTGTTCTGCTCGTTGAACGCGGGCACTCTTTCAATCGCCTGCTTTCAATCTGTCGGTTCGACCGCCTTCAACGATCTCTCTCTCATGGCGACTCGCGTGCGTTTGGGGTTGGGTTCGTTTTGTTATTGGTTCAACTGCCGCGTACTATTCGGTGTTCAGTGTTCAGTGCTCAGTGCTCAGTGCTCAGTTCTCAGCTTCAGTTCGCTTCGCTTCAGCTTTCAGTTCGCAGTCAGTTTGTCAACGGGTCGCATGCGTGTTCGGAAAATCGCGCAAggcgagtgttattgtggaaTATCGTAAGCTAAGGCAAATTCAAATACCCCTAAAGTGCAGTGCCTGTGTGCAGTGATATACCTTGAAATCTCCACCAAGGAACGCATAAAAAGAAGGAATTATCATGGCCTACGGTTCAACAGGCTGCCTCTTGCTGGGCCTTTTCTCCTTGCTGATGGTTTTCAATACAGGTGTGTTAACAAGCCACTGAATCCGCATCGAATGGGAGCTAATTAAGCGCAGTCATAGTCTTGGGGCACGGAGTTGCTTAAGTGCGTGGGCGTGATTTCCCATTTAAATGTGCAACAGAACGGCAAGCTGGAGTTCACTGAACCACATCTAAAGGGTTCGCTTGTGcggaaaatgggggaaaactGAGTCAGATTAAAGTATTTGGCAGCGGATGTAAGCTGGGCGAACTCTTATTAAAGAAGTGGAACATTTAAAGCAAAGTTTTAAAAGATGCAGAAATATAAATCAATGTTGAGTtagtttaatatttaatatgttGAACTTTGATAGCTATTTTCTAataagaaaatacaaaataattaatatattgtatttaaaattcCTTACTGATTACCATTAACGTATTATTACTTGTGTGATAACTTTACACtcaattgttttcaattcCTGACCCAATTGATAAGACTGTTTTAATGCATGGCCATCTGTCTGCACAGCGTTCAGGTTTTTGGCATTATCAGAGCAATTGTCTGGACCGATGAAATGCACTTGAAATACCTGCAGTTTAagagaaaaatatttaatttccatgatttattattatttatgcactTGCTCGATATTTTTCCGCACCTCTTTCGTGTTTATTTTTACTTCAAAAGCATGACGTTCGAACGTAATGGGaacgaaaacattttttcAACCTTAAAAATgcgaaacaaaaatattataaatagcCATGAAAAATGTCAGAGGAAAATGTTGAGAAATGGGGAATGTTTCGTTTCTGGAAATGTCTTCATTACGCAAAGAGGGGTATAAAATAACTTTTATTGTGAGTCTCAACAATTACTCAAATTCACCTCAACCTTCATTGAAAAGCGTGCCACATATCTAGTCATGTCATCAACTAAAAGTTTATTTGTGTTTATGttgcgtgggcgtggcaaatgACAACTTTGAGTGGCATAAGCCCAACGGACCACTCGGACCCGCCCCAAAAAATGACTAATCTGAGATCAACCAGAACGACATGTAAATAATCAAGATTAAAGGGTATGGCCAGAATCAACACATTGCTCTGAACATGCAATTATTTCAGCCATTATAAACAGCTCATCCTCCCCTCAGATACTTGATGAGGCATATCCAGCCTTAACCTTCGAGTAATCTTAAATGTCATTCCTCGATCTCGATTTCGGTCGGCAGATCGTCTTAATTAATAATCCGCTGCTGTTGTCGTTGCCTCAGACAAGCCTTATTAAATCTATTCGGTTGCTTACTAATTCACTGCAATTTACTTGCACTTACAACGCAGTAATCGCGAATATGGAAGTGAAAACGAAGACTCCCTTGAATGCAACCGATGCATTTAACTAGATTTGTCAAAATTATTAAGGTTTTCAAGTTAAGATCACTTTTCAGCGAGAAACTTTAATACAGAAATAATAATGACAGGATATTACGCAAACGTgaataataaaaccaaaatattTCTGCCGTATAATGCAACATATTAAACAAACgtgaataataaaaacaaacttttttCTGCTACGGAATGCAAAAAGTTTTCAGAGCTGGCAtcacatgcatatatattcAGAAATGTAATAAAATTACTTATTACTTGTAGGATACTTTCTAGTATCCCCCATATATAGAATCACATGATACACAAATTATATACAGAATGTTTATAGAAGTGATATAAGTGTCTAAGTTGTTAACAagtatatgtatttttgaaaGTATATAAATGTGTAggaaatgtatatttttttagatTTGTATCATTACAAGGGCTCTCTTGGCACTCAACTAGGCCATCAATAAAACCACTCCCTAAGCCTATCCCCTTAATTTTCTGAATACCTTTCTGCCTAATTATTTAGGCATTCGGCGCAAATGTGCTGCAATTTTGATAAACGTTCGACGAGCTATGCATTCGACAATTTCGCAGTTGAACGAACCCAGATTGCATGTCAGTCAAATGCAGAGTGAAACTTTCTAGCGAAGCCCCAACTCCAAGGGAACCTCTGTTGGCTTTTAGGGTTACAAAGCACCCCACAGTTGGGGTTCCACACACTCGTAAGTTTGCAAGTTAAATGCGTTGCGATATGGACGACAGTTTGAGGGAGTCTTGGGCGAAAATCTTGAAATGGGGCTGGTAATCAACACTTTTGCTTTGCGGGCAGAGTAGTAGGGCTCATAGACGTTAGGGGGCAGGTCCAAAATGTTGCAAGTCCAACTGGCAGTTTTCCTCAAGTTTGGACCTTAATGGAAAAATTGCATGTGAACCCCAAAGTCTGTGTGGGAAACTGTGTGCCCCATTGTTGAAGACTAGTTCTTCGGGTGgctatacatatatgcacatacTGTACTTCCATATTTCCATATGCCTATATGGTCGCGAAGGGCAATAAACTTGGTGTAGTTTATAGGCTTGACAAAGTGGGATACAAACCAAGGAGGAATCGTTCATGGAACGTGCAAGCAGTGTAAGCTGTTTGCCAATTAAAATATCAACCATTATTTAGTTTAACGATGTTATGCAGCAGCGCAATTATATTAAGtggtttcaaaatttaaattagatATTTGTGAGACCGGATTTTTTCACTTACATAAACCACTGGCTGGTGCAGCGATGATTAAAGCCGAATTCCGATGGCCAAAACCAATGGCGAAAACATCTCGTCCAACAAATACTTACGCACTTAGCGGCCACCATTCGGGCCCAAattcgattccgattccgattcggattcagattcagacTCGTATGTTTCTGACCATTTTTGGGGGGCAGTTGCGGCTGCCACATCGGTTGGCATAATGCAGCCACGCAAACTGACAGGCACAATATCAATTTTCAGTTTCCATGGAATTACAGTCATTACCATTAGTAAAGTGCCACCGACTTGGAACGGACGCGCAAATAAACAATTCTGCAAACGATCTGACAATTCAGCTGtcaattaatttcaatatattgtaaatgattataattttcatCTCGGTTACGCCGCTTTTCGCGGCAGTTTTTCGGCTCTCAATTGCATTCAattgccaattgccaattgccAACTGccaatgcgaatgcgaatcgAACGCAAATTGCAATGTTTATGCTGGTTGTTTATGGCCAAATGCGGTCGCTGGccgaaaaaaatgaaaacacgTTTTCGGCCAATGCGTTGGCACACTTCTCCGGCCTTTCCCCGCTTCCCCCTCCTCTCTTCGCTCCCACTCGCACCCCCCTCCGCCGCCTTTCGACTTATCTAGGCTTTCGCTTAAACGCACCTCAAAGTGTTGGCTAAGTGCATTTAACCCGAACGTTAACGTTTGACGTTTAAATTGGCCAGGGAAACGAGTTTTATGGCCGCCATCACAGCCGCAGTCATCATCATCACTCAAACATTTTCAGAACCACGAACACTTCAAAATATGCGATCAAATTCACTTATCAAATGTTAACTAACGTCAATGAGTTTTTAAGCCAAGAAGCAGTATCGTTAGAACCAGAAGTGAAATATTCCTTTTGAAActaaacatatatttattttgcaaatacGACAGCaatcatatattttttgcGGTGTATGCAACAAtcgttggctcagttcaatCAAATAATTACTTACACACTAGTCGCAGCGGCTAATCGCACGCATAAAGCAGCCGAAGTCGAACTTTTTGACACTTTTATAAGGCAGTTGCCCCATCGCCTGTCGCATAAATAACTCGGCCAAAAGGCACTCGACGGAAATCGGTGGCGGCTCGGCAATATTTCAAAGATATCCGCCAACGGCATCTAACGCAGCAGGAAACTACGACTGGGCGGCTACTCCGTTTGAATATGATGGGATGCGATTCAATAGTGGAACGATTATGGACTGGGAAAGTAGGAATAAGTCAGTTACTTTACTGCGATTGCTATAGCAGGTGGTATCAAGAATACTGAGGATCAATTAGAGCCAACTT
This genomic stretch from Drosophila mauritiana strain mau12 chromosome 2L, ASM438214v1, whole genome shotgun sequence harbors:
- the LOC117144066 gene encoding LOW QUALITY PROTEIN: serine protease inhibitor 42Dd (The sequence of the model RefSeq protein was modified relative to this genomic sequence to represent the inferred CDS: inserted 2 bases in 2 codons; substituted 1 base at 1 genomic stop codon), with protein sequence MRDILKLPDNKKEVAAIYKDLLSKLERREKVAILSLPNRIXVNKKFELVPEYNQMVKDSFKAEAEAISADDPKIIAFIVNKWVDNQTCGKIRDLVKPSDVTNQVLVILNAIYFKGQWQSKLNTEHTKSDFHISDQKSCYFGMMSLVKPFRASYSIELGAKFIELPYKNSNLSMVSYLPDKVGGLAELEKNMVGFTPKLINIDVHLRLPKFKIEFFANIEPVLIAMGIQDAFKTFTDFNDLVANSGTYXGGVVHEAFLEVNKEGSKAAAATAVIFKYKXPPMDFNVNHPFAYVIRDAETIYFQGHFVNPER